A region of Massilia sp. WG5 DNA encodes the following proteins:
- a CDS encoding acetamidase/formamidase family protein, producing the protein MRKKILSTCLGLVACAPAFAADYTLPATPATVAWGYYSGQSKPALTVHSGDTVRMQTLSTCGSPERMIARGVRPEDIPPYTAAIYNEVQDKGPGGHILTGPVAIAEAEPGDVLEVQILKVDLDANFACNVFGVGSGFLPTEYPYGRYKVVPLDRRKMVGHFAPGIEIPLRPFFGSMGVAPAGGKIDSAPPFVHAGNMDNKELVAGATLYIPVAAKGALFQAGDGHAAQGNGEVDITALETYLSGTFRFVVHKDRHLIWPRAETPTHYISMGFSKDLKEATTLALRDMIAFLVDEKKLSRDDAYMLSSVAVDMEITQLVDGNVGVHAMLPKKVFK; encoded by the coding sequence ATGCGCAAAAAAATCCTCTCCACCTGCCTCGGCCTGGTCGCCTGCGCGCCTGCCTTCGCCGCCGACTACACCCTGCCCGCCACCCCCGCCACCGTCGCCTGGGGCTATTACTCGGGCCAGTCCAAGCCCGCCCTGACCGTCCATTCGGGCGATACGGTGCGCATGCAGACCCTGTCGACCTGCGGCTCGCCCGAGCGCATGATCGCGCGCGGAGTCAGGCCGGAAGACATCCCGCCCTATACCGCGGCGATCTACAATGAAGTGCAGGACAAGGGGCCGGGCGGCCATATCCTGACCGGGCCGGTGGCGATCGCGGAAGCCGAGCCGGGCGACGTGCTCGAAGTGCAGATCCTGAAGGTGGACCTGGACGCGAACTTCGCCTGCAACGTGTTCGGCGTCGGTTCCGGCTTCCTGCCGACCGAGTATCCCTACGGCCGCTACAAGGTGGTGCCGCTGGACCGCCGGAAGATGGTCGGCCACTTCGCGCCGGGCATCGAGATCCCGCTGCGCCCCTTCTTCGGCAGCATGGGCGTGGCCCCGGCCGGCGGCAAGATCGATAGCGCCCCGCCTTTTGTCCACGCGGGCAATATGGACAACAAGGAGCTGGTGGCCGGCGCCACCCTCTACATTCCGGTCGCCGCCAAGGGCGCCCTGTTCCAGGCCGGCGACGGCCACGCGGCCCAGGGCAACGGCGAAGTCGACATCACGGCGCTGGAAACCTATTTGTCCGGCACCTTCCGCTTCGTGGTGCACAAGGACCGCCACCTGATCTGGCCGCGCGCCGAAACCCCGACCCATTACATCTCGATGGGCTTTTCGAAGGACCTGAAGGAAGCGACCACGCTGGCGCTGCGCGACATGATCGCCTTCCTGGTGGACGAGAAAAAGCTGTCGCGCGACGACGCCTACATGCTGTCCAGCGTGGCGGTCGACATGGAAATCACCCAGCTGGTGGACGGCAACGTCGGCGTGCATGCGATGCTGCCGAAGAAGGTCTTCAAATAA